Within Aphelocoma coerulescens isolate FSJ_1873_10779 chromosome 1A, UR_Acoe_1.0, whole genome shotgun sequence, the genomic segment GCACTTTTAACTTCAGGTTAAAGCTAAAATAAACCTCTCATGTTCTCTTTGGTCTTTCCTAGGAACCAGGCTTCCTCACTGCCTTTGAGTACAGTGAAAAACGGAAGATGGTATTTCATATTTCCACTGGCAGCCAGGAATTTGAGTAAGCTTATCTCTTATATCCTTCCTTCATCCAAATGTTCCCAATAATCATTTTCATTGTCTTTAATGAGACACAGAAATATAAGGGAATAAATACTCAGCTAGGACACATAGATCCCCTTGCATTTGGAGTTAGTGCTGGCTTAAAGAAGCCTGCATCAGTAGGCACCAAAACCAACTCCTTTTCTGAGGGTAAACTGGACTTTTTACAGTCACTGAAAATAAATAGTTGGCATCCAGAAATATTGAATGTATAATTTTTTCACCTAGCAAAATAATCTGCAGGTTTCAGGTCAAAATTACAAGTCTTCAAGTTCTCCCTGGAGATATTTTTATGGAATGTTATCTTTTCAAAtgttattttctctcctttctttgcAGTAATAATTTCTGTAGATCTTTCCCTTGCACACAAAAAGGGAGATAAAGACAGAGTTAATTCTTTATGAATCAATGATCATTTAGAGCCCTGCACTTAATGCATCAAGTGAGGGGCTTTAGGGCAGAAATGACTTTCCCTAAAGTAGTAAAAAGGtctatttttttactttccttATGTGATTTTTTGGGTTTAACTACATCATAATCCTCTCCCTTTCTGCAGTAAACTTCTGGGTGGTGGGATTGAAAGCATGGCAATTACTGAGGCCTTTGGAGGTGAGAGAACCCCATTAAATGAGTATTACCGAACAAAGAACTGCAACTTACTTTTGATTTTAATTCAACTTGGATTACTTCTATCAAATTTACCACATTGGAGTTACAAAGATGAGTACCTACATCAGTGCAAGAAGAAATAATCCACTTCTCTTAatgttttcctatttttcctcttcatttgcTTGTTTGAGCTGAGTAATCATTACTGTGCATGCTGACTCAGTACAAAAAATATCTTGCATTATTAAGACTATTACTAACATGCCAAAGTTCTTCCTGATGCAATGTGTTCCTTTCCCATAACAAAATTGCCACAAAAGGTATTTTAGTTATGCACACTTAGGATACATTGCATTTTATGTAAGATTTTGAAATGACAATTAAGCTACTATTACAGTACACTTGATTAGTTGGTGCTTGACACTTCAGCAGTAAGAGTTCATAAAACACAGTACTCTTCCCTTTAGAAAAGATAAACTGGAGACTAATGTGATTTGATAGAATGAGATTAATAAACTTGTACGCTTCTCCTTGATCATTTTACTGGAAATGAAACTGGGCTAGGTTAATGGAATCAGCCATTTCTTCCCACCCCACCCTCCCTGCTATCACTGTTCCACAGGTGCCAAGTGGTTTTAACTTCTATATACAAGAGAATAAATCACTTTAGCAGTCAAGCACGATCAAATTAAAGCATTTCAGATCTTTCTTTTCATGTAACACATTTCTCCTGCACAGAATATGATTTAGAAATTGAGGttaaatgattttaaaaggtAGAGATAGAAATGAATTTTGTAAGCAAGAGTGTTTCTAACTGCAGTAATTCCTGAATCTGTCGAAGTTGGAAAAAGAAACCCTgactcttttttctccttttctttatttaacAGAGTTCCGGACAGGCAAAACCCAGCTATCTCACACTCTTTGTGGTACGTATAATACCTTAAAAGAGAGTGATGTTTCTTCTCAGTGAATCCATTGTTTACTATGGATATAGTAACTGACTATATCAGAAGTAAACATATAGAGACAAGTCAGaatcttttatttttacaaatacAGTGAAACAGACCTTGGTGACTCTTACCTCCATAAGAGAGAACTCATATAAATGGTTACTTTTTAATACTGCTCACATCCATGGAAGTTTTGCCATAAGGAGAGTGAAGATATTAGGCTGTCTTAGATAAACCAGTGAAACACACcatctggaaaagcagagcacAAATATGGGTCACATGTAGATGGGAGCATTGCTCAGAAAAGGGCAGAggcaaaattttttttcagcaacTCTTTGACTGTCCTGGTTTCAAGAGGTTTTGCTGAATATGACATTCTGAAAGGGCACTGAAAGGATACTACTGGCTGTCAGTAACTGGATAAACAGACTTTGACAGTCACCATATTTGGGCAGTGCCAAATACAGCAGGACTCTGATTTCCCAGAGATATCTCTCAATGTGTAAATAGTAGTAAACAATCACATATAACTATTAGTGCTGCTGGAATTACCAGACACTGGGTAGGCAGATTCTCTTAAATGAACCCTATATTGTAAAGTGAAATATGGCATGTTCTGGAAAAATAAGGCCTCTTCTGGTTAGTACAGTGTAATGGTCAGCAGTCATACCCTTTTGCATGAATGATTACAACTGGATTGAGTATTTTAGCTTATTCACTCCAAAGAGACAAAAATCCACAATCAGCAACTATTTGCATATCAGGAAAAATTCATATCCAAAGAATTTCTGATCATATGAGTTACAGCTGGAAAAAGTCTACTAAGCCAATAGAATTAATTTGGGTAGAGGATTAAGTGTATTTGTGTGTAAGAACTTACTAATAATATCCCTAAAATATACAGATTTAGTCATAGTACTGAGTAAAACAGTTTTGACATCATTTATTAAATCTCATCTGAGCTGTAATCAAGAAAAGCGGCTTGAGTTTATTCTCAAGATGGCAGTAAGACATTATACTCCTGATTTTCACATGGATTAAAACTGACAGTTCTTTGTGATATGGATAAAcagttgtattttatttaaaaaataataatagatggagtaagaaaatatttttcctgctttttcattttgatcTTCTATGATTCTCCGTagtgacagctcagctcccaggACCAAATGGCTACACAGGTGGAAAGATTATCTTTATTGATACTGAAAACACTTTGTATCTTTTTGACTGTTAAAAGCTACAGGTGTGATGGACTGGAAAGACAGTTCATTTTGTATAAGTAAATAGGAGGCTCCTGATAGCTTCATACACGTAAAACATTATGACTGGCACAGAAATCCTGGAGAGCACAGTGTGTAGTGGCCCACAGGGAAGTGAGCTTTTGATGTAATCCAACCTGGAAAAATCAGAGCTAGAAAttggattttattttaactggggtggtttttttgtttgtttgtttttggggtttttggtttttttgagatCTAGTAGGCCTCCTACAGGTTATAGCAGCTTTTCTATTCAAGATAAATATATCTAAGTACTAAACACTATTTTTAACACGTCACATTTGCAGTAGACTGTGTATAAACAGGTTTTGCTCACAGCTAAATTCCTAGAGCACAGATATCCATATGTCACCCCCCCGCCTCAAACCCTAAACACAAAACAATTATCATCGTGAGCCCTCAACTATCTTTAGGGTACGTGGGACAGCCTGAAGACAAAAAGTCAGTCTTCTCTaggattaaaataaatattcttctttttcccccataGTCCTATTTTGGAATggagttttattattttcagagCATGGTTTGCACACGGAGAAATCCTTAACTCTGACTGATGCCAGCCGACCAGACCGCCTGCGTGACATTGCTGATCGCTTCAATGTTGACCACGAGGCAGTACTTGACAACGTGCTGTATGCACGTGCATATACCAGTAAGGCCATTTTTGCAACTGGCATGATatctaggttttttttctcccaggtaCCCATTTTAATAGTTCTCGGTTTATTAACACTTCTCAGTTTATTAACAGTTTCAACACACTCTGTCACAAGACACCACTTTAAAACTTCGAGAAAGTTTGAAATGGGACTTCTTCTTTGAGAGTGCAATATAAACATAGTGtgattaaaacattttctgtgtGTCATTTAATTCaacattaaattaaaatgtttatatTGCTTTTCAGTTCTTAACACAACAAAAAATTTTGTTCATGCACAGTGAAGATTTTcacaaaaaatgttttgtgaGATGGGTGAGAGGAAACTGGAACCTGCAAAGTAGATTGTCACTGGGCACTGGATTTAAAACTGCTGGCAGTGAAAATATAACCAGTGCAGACATTTAAAGTGGAATTTTAAAGTTCAGGCTTTTGTTCCTTCACAGTTCTTTCTGGTCCTAATTTCTCTTGGCAACTCTGCTTCCCACTAGGTGAACATCAGATGGAATTGCTTGACTATGTAGCAGCCAAGTTCCATGAGGAAGCTGGTATCTTCAAGTTATTGgtacaagacttttttttctgtatgcttACTGTTTTCAGAATAAATGTTCCTATTTTCTTTCACTATATTTACTTATCTAGCATGATTACAATGCAGATCATTGACTCCATAATGGCACTTTTCCGTGTGGATTTCAGTGGTCGTGGAGAGTTGGCTGAACGACAACAGAAACTAGCTCAGATGTTGTCAAGGCTCCAAAAAATATCAGAAGGTAAGGGAAACATTGCAAGATTTGGAAAACATGGACTGGAGTCACTACCAGTAGCTGTTGGTAGCACAACCACCTAGTAGTCCAAGTGTATTATCAATCAGGCCCAGGGACCTTTCCTCACTTTACACCTCTGTCAGTTACCAAAAAGATCAAACCGATAATATATTATTTCAAGAGGACAGATTGAGAAAACTTCTGGACTTTTCAACATTTAGAGTTTTTCTAGAAATACTGTCAAGCCCTAAATGAGATAACAGGTTGTAGAACTGGACAAATATTCAGTAAGAGTAATTGTCTCCCCCAAATTTCAACAGTCTAAGTacaaaagaaagacaaagaatAGAAAATAGGATGAAggcacagagaaataaaaaagccaTGCCTCTTGCCACTTTGCAATGCTTTGAGGGATGATGACAGGATGAATAGAGTTCCTTCTCTTTGGAATGTCTCAGAAATGTTGATgaataaatgcttttttcatgaagtaaaaacaaaaaaaggcaaacagagaaagggaaggagagggagctgaGGGCAGGGAGCCAAAAGAGAAGATGGGAACTGAGAAAGACTTGTTCACTGGAATTTTTGGCATATTACAGCTGGAGCCATGCAGGAGCAAATCTAAGCTGTCTCCTGATTAACTGCAGCCATCAGTcataaagaatattttcttctcattcATTTGAAATTTGAAGTGCTCCAGCAGAAGCCTCGTTTTTACCATGGATGAGAGAATATTTTGGAATTCTGATTGGATGTAGTCTACCTTCTTTGCATTGTTTTCTCTTGCAGAATATAATGTGGCCGTGTTTGTGACCAACCAGATGACTGCTgacccaggagcaactatgacgtaagatattttttctctctcttttaaaaaaatttcctgTGTTTTGTGTTACTTATTTAACAGAGATGAGAACTGAGATTGTATGGAGAAAGAGGCACTGAAATGAAAGCTCAGATTGGTCATTGTTCCCTGTAGTATTAGGAATCATAAGTTAGTGACACCTGTAAGTTTCTCTCAGTTTTTGGAATGAGCTTTTTTATGTTTATCTGCTGCCTGGCATGGTGGTATGATTTCACTGTGACTTAAACGAAGAGAACAAGCTATAAAAAGTATTGAAAAAGTACCACATTTTCCTTTGGAGCAGCTTATATGTGCTATTTAAGGTGTGTATTTCTTAAGCCTCTTGAATTTAATGATAGGAGAATGATGCCAGCATTGAACATTTGAACATCTTATGTTGAGGCAAGTGTGTTAAAGTCGGGTTTCTAATGTATATCCCTGTTGATTATTCATTACTGAGTTGAATAGGGCTCGGTCTGACAGTTAATCACAGTATTAACCTCTGGAATTTGCACAGTGAATCACCACAATTTTCTTGCTAATTCAGCTTTCAGGCAGACCCAAAAAAGCCCATTGGGGGCCACATCCTTGCTCATGCTTCGACTACCAGGATCAGTTTgaggaaagggagaggggagCTCCGGATTGCAAAGATCTATGACAGGTAAACCACCTTTCCCTCATGGGAGGGAAGCTGTGTTATGAGCAACCCTAAGGTGACAAAGTTCAAGGTATTGAAGCTCTCTGGATGGTATGttgggagaaaatctgaaaggaCAAACTAATTAACAGAGCAAACAACTAATTAAAGTTGTCCTGCGTATTGCATACATTAAATTACATAATCTTTCATCATAAATCCTACTAGATGCTTAGCTCTTAATGAAGACCATCAAATACTTTGGTAGTACTGGTGGTCCCTTGGCAGGAAAATTCTGGACGTTAAATTCCCAAGTTTCCCTGACAGGATAATTTCACATTTTCTGATCCTGATGATATTGATCACATCCTACAGTTTGCACATAGGTATAAAGGCACTGATGTATTCCAGGTTGCTCACACCCACAACATTTTAGAGACTATTTCAGAACTGCATTTTACATGGGGAAACCCACaagtttcttgtttctttttctcccagcCCTGAGATGCCTGAAAACGAAGCCACATTTGCAATAACCGCTGGAGGGATTGGGGATGCCAAAGAATAGGTAAAAAAATGATGTAAATGTACAGCTAAAAAACAGCTGGGTAGTTGGGATGAAGATCTGTGCAAGGTTGACAACTACCTGGCTGCATTTGTAACTTTTGGGAACTATTTAGGATATTTTGGGAGAACACTGGGATGAAATTTGTACAGTTCAGTTTTCTTGAACTAGAATTTGTTTCATTTAGGATCTTTGTTTTTCAATTGAACTTTTAGCACACAAAGATATAAGCAGTAAGATTGTGAATAGTTCTTAGAATCCTTTTCCTATGTTTTGTGAAAATCAAACCTGTCCTTTCACATGAGAGTGAATATACTCTCTCTTAATTTATTTCAAAGAGAGTGTCTAAGTGGTAGAATTTAACAGTGTGAAATGCAACAGAATTGGAATAAACTCAGTTACAAAATCGACATACATAGATGGAAAAGGCAGTGGGAGGAACAACAGCTCAAGAACTTGATGGGTTTTCATGTACTGTAGAGgaacaaatacatttttaagcAATTTTATCTCGCCTAGAtgtttatgtttttatttaGCATTTTCTACTTTTTGGACGGAATGTTTTAAACCTGTTTTGattaaagttaaaaataaagactGAATTAGAACAGAAGTCTGACTATGTTTGGGTGCTTTGAATTAAACTCCTCTCAATAATCTCATTGATCTTTCATGAGAAAAATAATCTGGGTGCAACCCAACACCTTAAAACCTTTTGTCTAGTTCTCTAAAGAAACAAACTTGATAAAATTGACTTGCCATTCTTCTAGTATAAGTAAGAATAGTAAAGATTactattaaataataataaatattgttactactaaaaagaataaaacaaatcCTGTGGCTAGATAGGAGAGAGGCTGGCACCAGCACTTACACCAAGGAAAAGGCACTTAAGATTCAGCTTGCTGAGGgagccagcagcacaggcacagctccGAACTAGCCAGAGATGTAGGTCACAgggggcaaaagaagaagctggaaATAAAGAGGGAAATAAGGCATTGGGGGCCAAAATAACAATTCCATTTGCAATACCTCCAATACTCATGGAACTGCTTGTTTGAAGATAAACTAAAcaatacacatgcacacacacatatctatatatatataaaatgggAAAGTCTTACTTTGGTAATTACAATGAGTCTAATTTTGGTATCTGGTCAGAGAACTTGTCCTCACTGGCAAAAGAATTTTTCTGTTTAGATTAACAAATGCATGTAAGATAACATCAAGTAAAAAGGCAGCAATGAACAGAAATTCATGCAAGAGAAGCCTGACATTTTAGCCAGGCTTGTCCCAGTGACCGATCTAGAGGGCTTGCCTCCCTTAAGTGGTTTCTTAACAGATAGTTGGTATTTTTCCCGAGGTAAAGCACTATTTTTCACAGTGGAGAAAAGTGTAGGGAGTTGAAGGCTGGCAGGCTGGCTGATCTGAGAGAGTCAGGAATGGATCGGCCATTGTCATTTAATGCAATGTCCAGTCCTTCGCATGTGCCAGGCTTTCCCACTCTGGGCATTTGTATCCAGTGCCCAAGTACCCATCAGTGAGAGCGTGCAGTGTCACTTGACTCCCTGCCACCCACTTAGAAAGACACAGGTTTcttccagtgttttattttaagcactaagattgctttttgctttctcaCACATGATACATACATACGTATATCTATAGCACGTGAAACTAAAATGGTAATCTGTGTGTCGTTCTAGGCTGTTATTTTTATCCAAGGGTCTGAAAGTAAAGGGGACTTGCTTTCCCTTCTGCCAACGTAATCAGTATTTGATAACCTGACAGCCCAAAAAGCACTGCTGCTAGCGATAACAGGGTGTGGGCCAGGGCTGGGTTTGGCTGCTGTAACCCCACCATCCATGGGACACGGCTCCTTGTGCCAGGACACACGGACCTGGCGATAGCGTACACACAGCACAAAAGGATTTATGGCCTGTGCCACGTAATCGCCGCATGGATTATTCTGTCTTTCAGCGAGGACTGTCTGGCTCATCTGGGGAAttctctccctgcctgctggcGCTCAGGCGACAGCAAACATCATGGCCGCTGTcactctgctcctgccccagcgccGCGCCAAGATCCCCCTGCTAATCTGACATGGAATAACCTCGGCCCGCCGGAGCCGCCACAGAGGTCCAAGGGGCCGCTCCCGCCCCACCGCCCAGTGTCCCGTTATTGTCCCGCCATTGTCCCATCATTGTGTCCTCAACCCCACCGCCACCTCGGCGGAGCCCGTGGGCGCGTAGACGACGGGCCGTATTCTTCAAACCCTCTGCGCAACCAGCGTAACCCTCCGGCCCGGCCCGCACGGTCCGTGTAAGACTGTTACGCCAAGCGCACCGGGCTCTTCCCGCCCTACGCCAGCCTGAGTTACGCACCTTGCGTACGCCGTGCACTTACGTAACGTGCGCCTCAACCCAGGTGTTCCGCACCGTGCAGAAGGGGTTACGGAGAGCGCTCCTTGCGCAGCTGACTTTGGGGAATAGCGTTACTCCTCCCCTCCGCCTTCCTCGCGCGGGCCCCCGGCTCTAAGCAAAGAGCGTTACGCACCTTTCGTAGCCCGCCTGCTACTGCACGGGGCGGTGTTTCCACGAGCGCGCTTAGTGCACAGTTGGGTTCCGTGAATAGGCGTAGGTGTTTCGGAGGGCCGCACTTTGCGCAGCGCCAGGCCGCCCGTAACGTAAGCGGAGCgggccggagcggcggcggccaTTTTGTGCCGGGAGCGCGGAGGAAGAAGACGCTGGTGTCTCCACACTGCCCGGGCCCTGGAGCCGACCGAGAGCCACGCCGTTCCGGCCGCTGACGCCCAGCGGGTCTCGGACCCACTGACCACCTCTTCTCCTTTTGTGTCCCACCAAAGAGGCGAGGTGGCGCAAAGCGAGGCCTCCGAGGCGCAGCCGCCTCTGGCTGGACCCTCTCCCCGtacccccagcccctcgccgTC encodes:
- the DMC1 gene encoding meiotic recombination protein DMC1/LIM15 homolog — translated: MKAMEDQVVQEEPGYQDDEESFFQDIDLLQKHGINVADIKKLKAVGICTIKGIQMTTRRALCNVKGLSEAKVDKIKEAANKLVEPGFLTAFEYSEKRKMVFHISTGSQEFDKLLGGGIESMAITEAFGEFRTGKTQLSHTLCVTAQLPGPNGYTGGKIIFIDTENTFRPDRLRDIADRFNVDHEAVLDNVLYARAYTSEHQMELLDYVAAKFHEEAGIFKLLIIDSIMALFRVDFSGRGELAERQQKLAQMLSRLQKISEEYNVAVFVTNQMTADPGATMTFQADPKKPIGGHILAHASTTRISLRKGRGELRIAKIYDSPEMPENEATFAITAGGIGDAKE